The window CTCAGCTGTATCTGTGCTTCACGTGGGATTCTTCCTAAGCTTATTGGCTGAGCCCTGCGACAAGGCCGACTCTTGTCCGATTCAACGAGAAAACCATCATGAGCGACAACCGACAGTGGGCCCGCGAAGCCATACGGATCATTGAGGCCGACTTCCAGCGCAGCGCCGATACCCACCTGATCCCCTTGCCGCTTCCGGGTTTTCCGGGCATCGAGCTGTATTTCAAGGATGAGTCCAGCCATCCCACCGGCAGCCTCAAGCACCGGCTGGCGCGCTCGTTGTTCCTCTATGCCTTGTGTAACGGCTGGCTCAAACCCGGTGCGCCGGTGATTGAAGCGTCCAGTGGTTCGACGGCGATTTCCGAGGCCTACTTCGCAAGGTTGCTGGGATTGCCGTTCATTGCGGTAATGCCGGCGACCACGTCCAAAGAGAAGATCGCGCAGATCGCTTTTTATGGCGGCAAGAGTCATCTGGTCGACGATCCGACGCAAATCTATGCCGAGTCCGAGCGTCTGGCTCGCGAACACGACGGGCATTTCATTGACCAGTTCACCTACGCCGAACGCGCCACCGACTGGCGGGCGAACAACAACATCGCCGAGTCGATCTTCCAGCAAATGCGTTTCGAACAGCACCCGGAACCGAGCTGGCTGATTTCCAGCCCCGGCACCGGCGGCACCACCGCGACCCTCGGCCGATACGTGCGTTATCGCCAGCATTGCACCCGCGTGCTGTGCGCCGATGCCGAGCGTTCGGTGTTCTTCGATTACTACAAGACGGGCGATGCCACGTTGCGACTGGATCACGGTTCGCGGATTGAAGGCATTGGCCGGCCACGCGTCGAGGCGTCGTTCCTGCCCAAGGTGATTGATGCGATGGTCAAGGTGCCGGATGCGTTGTCGCTGGCGGCCATGCATTACCTGGCGCAGCATTTGGGGCGGCGTGTCGGCGGGTCGAGCGGAACCAACCTGATCGGCGCCTTGATGGCAGCTCAGCAGATGGCGGCAGCGGGGGAGTCGGGGTCGATCGTGGCGATTCTGTGCGACGGCGGCGAGCGTTATGAGACCAGCTATTACGATCAGGACTGGCTCAAGGCCCAGGGTTATGAGTTGAGTGGGTTGATGGATGTTGTGGCGGCGAGTGTGGAGCGCGGTGAGGCTTTGCCAGCCACCGTGCTGCGCGCCAATATCTGACACACCAAAAACCAATGTGGGAGCGGGCTTGCTCGCGAATACGATAGATCAATCAACATCTCTGTTGAATGAGAATCCGCTTTCGCGAGCAAGCCCGCTCCCACAGGGTTATTTGGTGTGTCAGGAGATGTCGATCAGGCCTCAAGGCCGAGGATGTCGCGAGCCACGGCTTCGGCAATCCGAATCCCGTCGACACCCGCCGACAGAATCCCGCCTGCATAACCCGCACCTTCACCCGCCGGGAACAGACCTTTCACGTTCAGGCTCTGCATCGACTCGTTACGGGTAATCCGTAATGGTGACGACGTACGTGTCTCGATCCCGGTCAACACCGCGTCATGCAGCGAGTAACCGCGAATCTGCTTCTCGAATGCCGGCAAGGCTTCACGAATGGCTTCGATGGCAAACGCCGGCAGCGCCAGCGACAGATCACCCAAGGCAACGCCCGGCTTGTAGGACGGTTCAACACTGCCCAACTCGGTGGACGGTTTGCCCGCAATAAAGTCGCCAACCAGTTGCGCTGGTGCTTCGTAGTTGCTGCCACCCAGCACGTAAGCGTGGGATTCCAGGCGTTCCTGCAACTCGATACCCGCCAGCGGGCCGCCCGGGTAGTCGACTTCCGGGGTGATCCCGACGACGATCCCGGAGTTGGCGTTGCGCTCGTTACGCGAGTATTGGCTCATGCCGTTGGTGACCACGCGGCCGGGCTCGGACGTCGCCGCCACCACGGTGCCGCCCGGGCACATGCAGAAGCTGTACACCGAGCGACCGTTCTTGGCGTGGTGCACCAGTTTGTAGTCGGCCGCCCCGAGTTTCGGGTGGCCGGCGTATTTGCCGAGGCGCGCGCGGTCGATCAGCGACTGCGGGTGCTCGATGCGGAAACCCACCGAGAACGGCTTGGCCTCCATGTACACACCACGGCTGTGGAGCATGCGGAAGGTGTCCCGGGCGCTGTGGCCCAAGGCCAGAATCACGTGTTTCGAATGAATCTGTTCGCCGCCATTGAGCTCGACACCGACCAGTTGGCCGTCCTCGATCAACACGTCGGTGACCCGCTGCTGGAAGCGTACTTCGCCGCCCAGCGCGCGAATCTGCTCACGCATGTTTTCCACAACGCCGGTCAGACGGAACGTACCGATGTGCGGTTTGCTGACGTAGAGGATTTCTTCCGGCGCGCCGGCTTTTACGAACTCATGCAGGACCTTGCGACCGATGAATTTCGGGTCCTTGATCTGACTGTAGAGCTTGCCGTCGGAGAACGTTCCCGCGCCGCCTTCACCAAATTGCACGTTCGACTCTGGGTTGAGCACGCTTTTACGCCACAGGCCCCAGGTGTCTTTGGTGCGCTGGCGGACTTCGGTGCCACGTTCGAGGATGATCGGCTTGAAGCCCATTTGCGCCAGCAGCAGCCCGGCGAAAATCCCGCACGGACCGAAACCCACGACGACAGGACGTTGCTCAAGATCAGCCGGGGCCTGGCCGACCACTTTGTAGCTGACATCCGGCGCTACGTTGACGTTACGGTCATCGGCGAACTTGTGCAGCAATGCGGCCTCATCCTTGGCGGTGAGGTCGATGGTGTAGATGAAGCACAGTTCAGAGGACTTTTTGCGCGCATCGTAGCTGCGCTTGAACAAGGTGAAATCGAGCAGGTCATCGCTGGCGATGCCCAGGCGCTGCACGATGGCAGGGCGCAGGTCTTCATCGGGATGGTCGATCGGCAACTTGAGTTCGGTGATTCGTAACATGACAGGATCCGGTTCGCGGGGCGCACAACTGCGCCAAGGCGTTTGAAGGCGGCGATTATAAGCCCCAAACGCCGGTCCCGTGAGGCAAAAACGATCAGTCGTTACGCGAGCCGCCGAAATACCCGCAACCGCGTTGCACCTGGCCATCGATGCGCAGTTCGGCGCTCATGTGCTGGACGCTGCCGGTGCTGCTGTCGACGCAACGTTGCGGCGCAACCCACAGTTCGATGTGCTGGTTATTGGCTTCGGTGCTGAGATTGAAGCGGCCGTCGCCCAGCTGTTCTTCAACGTACGGCACGGCCAGGGGCGGCTGACCGGCGCGGTCGATGACCATGCCTTTGCCGCTGACCTTGACGTTCCACTCGGGCGAGTGGCCGGCGGCGCGCAGGATCAGCAGTTTGAAATTGGGATCGTCGCAGGCGGTGCCCGAGCGTTCGACGCGGTACAGCTGCTCAAGATCAAGGCGGCTGTCGACGATTCGCCCACGCACATCGGCGAACAGCTTGCCCTGGGCATCGGCGAGGGTCGCGGCCTCTTGCAGGACGCTGGTGCCGCCGCTGTCATTGACCACATAGCTGCGTTGTTCATTGCACGGCTGGAACAGCAGCTTGCCGTCCGCCGCCGTCAGCAGGCCCTGCATGCGGGTCTGGCCCACGTGGGAGGCATTTTCACGCGAGCCCTCCAGCAAACTGCAGGCTGCGAACAACGGAAGCAGGGCAACAAGGACTAAGGAACGGGCAACACGCATCTTTGGCTCTCCAGACAAGTGCCGCCACGTTACGCAGCCTGACCGTTCATCACAAGGGTTTAGCCCACGTGAAAGGTCTGGCCTGTTTGCAGGCCTTCCACACTTTTGGCGTAGGCCAATGCCACATCCGCTGCGGGAACCGGCTTGTAGCCCCGGAAGTACGGCGCGTAACTGCCCATGGCTTCGAGCAGAACGGTCGGGCTGATCGAGTTCACCCGCAAGCCGCGAGGCAGTTCGATGGCCGCTGCACGCACGAAGCTGTCCAGCGCGCCGTTGACCAATGCCGCCGAGGCGCCGCTGCGAATCGGATCGTGGCTGAGCACGCCGGTGGTGAAGGTGAACGAGGCGCCGTCATTGGCGAATTCACGGCCGATCAACAGTAGGTTGACCTGGCCCATCAGCTTGTCTTTGAGACCCAGCGCAAAGCTTTCTTCGCTCATTTCATCCAGTGGCGCAAAGGTGACATTGCCGGCGGCGCAGACCAGGGCATCGAACTTGCCGGTTTGCTCGAACAGCTTGCGGATCGAGGCGCTGTCGCTGATATCCACATTGAAATCGCCGCTGTTACGGCCGATGCGGATGATTTCATGACGCTGGGACAGCTCCTTGTCGACCGCTGAACCGATGGTGCCGCCTGCGCCTATCAAAAGAATTTTCATCGTGCTGTTCCTCGAAGTGGTTGAACGAGGTTGCAGTCTAGAGTGGTTTTTTCCGTTGATAAGCGCGCTAATAGGCAACCTTTGGTTTTCAAATGGAAACAATCCATGAGCGAGATGGATGATCTGGCGGCGTTTGCGGTGTTGATCGAAGCGGGCAGTTTCACGCTGGCGGCGCAACAATTGGGCTGCAGCAAGGGGCAACTGTCCAAGCGCATCAGCTTGTTGGAAACACGATTCTGCGTCGTATTGCTGCAACGCACCACCCGCCGTTTGAGTTTGACGGCGGCCGGCGCGGCACTGTTGCCACAAGCCCAAGCGCTGGTCGTACAAGTCGAGAAGGCGCGTCAGGCATTGGCTCGGTTGAAGGACGATATGGCCGGGCCGGTGCGTATGACGGTGCCGGTTTCGCTGGGGGAAACTTTCTTCGATGGCTTGTTGCTGGAGTTTTCCGGCAAGTACCCCGAAGTGCAGATCGAGCTGGACCTGAGCAACAGCTACCGTGATCTGTCCCGCGACGGTTTTGATCTGGCGGTTCGCGCGGATGTCAGTAATGACGAACGCCTGGTTGCCCGACCGCTGCTGGCCTGGCACGAAATGACCTGCGCCAGCCCGGCCTATCTCGAACAGTACGGCGAGCCGCAGACGCCTCATGCGTTGGCTGAACATCGCTGCCTGCTCAACAGCCATTACAGCGGCCGCGAAGAATGGCTTTATCACCAGCAGCACGAATTGCTACGGGTGCGGGTCTCGGGACCGTTTGCCAGCAATCACTACAGCCTGCTGAAAAAAGCAGCGCTGGCCGGTGCCGGCATTGCGCGGTTGCCTTCTTACCTGCTGCAAGCGGAATTGGCTGACGGACGCTTGCGCTGGCTCCTGCGCGATTATCAAACGCGGAGCATGCCGATGTACCTGGTGCATCCGTATCAGGGCGGCCTGCCGAAACGCACGCAAGTGCTGGCGGACTATCTCATCGACTGGTTCAAGCGCAGCGGCGAGGCGTTGGCGCGTCTTCAGCAATAGCAACCCACCCTAATCCCTGTGGGAGCGAGCCTGCTCGCGATAGCAGTCTATCAGTCAACATTGATGGTGAATGACACGCCGCTATCGCGAGCAGGCTCGCTCCCACAGGGGACTTCATCGTTCTCGCGTTCTAGCGAGCGTAACGCCTGGCGATCAGGTGATCGATCGACAATTTCCCCGGCCCGGTCGCCATCAGGTACAACAACACCGCCGCCCAGGTGCCGTGGGTTGGGTAGGCATCGGGGTACACGAACAGCTGAATGGTCAGGGTCATGCCCAGCAATGCCAGTGCGGAAAACCGAGTGGCGAAGCCGATCAGGATCAGCAACGGGAAGAAATGTTCGGCGAAGGCGGCCAGGTGCGCTGCCAGTTCCGGGGACAGCAGCGGCACGTGGTACTCGCTCTGGAACAACGGAATGGTCGAGTCCGCCAGATGTGGCACGCCAAGCTGGAAGGAGCCGTCGAACAGGTCGATGGCCAAGCCTTCGACCTTGGTTTGCCCGGACTTCCAGAACACTGCCGCGATGGAGAAGCGCGCGATAAAAGCGATCAGGCTGTGGGGAATCATCTCCAGCAGTGCGATGGCGCGAGTGATGGGGTTCTGCGATTCAGTACGGATGTTCATGGCGATACCTTGTTGTCATGCAAGTAAGTGATGGCGTTGCGGCTGATCAGCAGCGCCAGGGTTTGGCTGAGGTCAAAGGCGGGGGCGGCTTCCAGCGCCTGCATCAGTGACCGGCCGTTTTGCAGGTTCTGGATGAACGCACTGGCACCCTCATCGATGGCGAATACTTCAACGTCCAGGCCATTGCGCAGCACCAGCGCGTGTTGTCCCTGGTGCAGATCAATCCCCGCCAGCGTCGCTTCCTGTTGATGCGCAGCCCAGATCGCGACCACCGCGAAAGCTGAATTCAACAGGTTGATAGAGGGGTGAAGTTCGACAGTGAGCTCGCTCAGGGCTTGCGGATCGGCGAGCGCTGCCGCGATCTGTTCGTGACCCAATGGCTGCGCATCGGCGGCGTGATAGGCCATGACTCGCAGGCGCTCCAACCGAGCGACATCGGCCAGATAAGGCACGCTGTCGGCGGGCGCAAAGCCTTCGATGAAGGCTGCGAAATCATGACCGTAGCCATTCATCAAAGGGCTGCGGGGCGGGGTGTTTTGCACATAGATCCCGGCCATGGCCCGGAAGAACGCCTCTGCGACCAATTGCACAACCACGGGGTAACTGTCCGCGAGCGCGTTGATCAGCGAGCCCTGCACATTGTTGCGATACACCGCGAAACGGCTGGAGGGATCGGCGCCATTTGGGCTGAATAATCCGTCGGGGCAGGGCTGCTCCGGATCGAGCAGGGCGGCCGCGAACTCGGCGTGATTGCTCATGGCCGAACCTCGGCGCACTGCAACAACTCGTCAGCCTGACGTGCTTCGGCGTGCAACACGCTGAAGGCCGGCAGCTGATTGTCGCGTTCGATCAGCGTCGCCATCGGGCCGACACGCTCCAGCACTTGCACGTACAG is drawn from Pseudomonas sp. 31-12 and contains these coding sequences:
- a CDS encoding PLP-dependent cysteine synthase family protein, with product MMSDNRQWAREAIRIIEADFQRSADTHLIPLPLPGFPGIELYFKDESSHPTGSLKHRLARSLFLYALCNGWLKPGAPVIEASSGSTAISEAYFARLLGLPFIAVMPATTSKEKIAQIAFYGGKSHLVDDPTQIYAESERLAREHDGHFIDQFTYAERATDWRANNNIAESIFQQMRFEQHPEPSWLISSPGTGGTTATLGRYVRYRQHCTRVLCADAERSVFFDYYKTGDATLRLDHGSRIEGIGRPRVEASFLPKVIDAMVKVPDALSLAAMHYLAQHLGRRVGGSSGTNLIGALMAAQQMAAAGESGSIVAILCDGGERYETSYYDQDWLKAQGYELSGLMDVVAASVERGEALPATVLRANI
- a CDS encoding NAD(P)/FAD-dependent oxidoreductase; the protein is MLRITELKLPIDHPDEDLRPAIVQRLGIASDDLLDFTLFKRSYDARKKSSELCFIYTIDLTAKDEAALLHKFADDRNVNVAPDVSYKVVGQAPADLEQRPVVVGFGPCGIFAGLLLAQMGFKPIILERGTEVRQRTKDTWGLWRKSVLNPESNVQFGEGGAGTFSDGKLYSQIKDPKFIGRKVLHEFVKAGAPEEILYVSKPHIGTFRLTGVVENMREQIRALGGEVRFQQRVTDVLIEDGQLVGVELNGGEQIHSKHVILALGHSARDTFRMLHSRGVYMEAKPFSVGFRIEHPQSLIDRARLGKYAGHPKLGAADYKLVHHAKNGRSVYSFCMCPGGTVVAATSEPGRVVTNGMSQYSRNERNANSGIVVGITPEVDYPGGPLAGIELQERLESHAYVLGGSNYEAPAQLVGDFIAGKPSTELGSVEPSYKPGVALGDLSLALPAFAIEAIREALPAFEKQIRGYSLHDAVLTGIETRTSSPLRITRNESMQSLNVKGLFPAGEGAGYAGGILSAGVDGIRIAEAVARDILGLEA
- a CDS encoding COG3650 family protein; translation: MRVARSLVLVALLPLFAACSLLEGSRENASHVGQTRMQGLLTAADGKLLFQPCNEQRSYVVNDSGGTSVLQEAATLADAQGKLFADVRGRIVDSRLDLEQLYRVERSGTACDDPNFKLLILRAAGHSPEWNVKVSGKGMVIDRAGQPPLAVPYVEEQLGDGRFNLSTEANNQHIELWVAPQRCVDSSTGSVQHMSAELRIDGQVQRGCGYFGGSRND
- a CDS encoding short chain dehydrogenase, with translation MKILLIGAGGTIGSAVDKELSQRHEIIRIGRNSGDFNVDISDSASIRKLFEQTGKFDALVCAAGNVTFAPLDEMSEESFALGLKDKLMGQVNLLLIGREFANDGASFTFTTGVLSHDPIRSGASAALVNGALDSFVRAAAIELPRGLRVNSISPTVLLEAMGSYAPYFRGYKPVPAADVALAYAKSVEGLQTGQTFHVG
- a CDS encoding LysR family transcriptional regulator, producing the protein MSEMDDLAAFAVLIEAGSFTLAAQQLGCSKGQLSKRISLLETRFCVVLLQRTTRRLSLTAAGAALLPQAQALVVQVEKARQALARLKDDMAGPVRMTVPVSLGETFFDGLLLEFSGKYPEVQIELDLSNSYRDLSRDGFDLAVRADVSNDERLVARPLLAWHEMTCASPAYLEQYGEPQTPHALAEHRCLLNSHYSGREEWLYHQQHELLRVRVSGPFASNHYSLLKKAALAGAGIARLPSYLLQAELADGRLRWLLRDYQTRSMPMYLVHPYQGGLPKRTQVLADYLIDWFKRSGEALARLQQ
- a CDS encoding DoxX family protein, whose translation is MNIRTESQNPITRAIALLEMIPHSLIAFIARFSIAAVFWKSGQTKVEGLAIDLFDGSFQLGVPHLADSTIPLFQSEYHVPLLSPELAAHLAAFAEHFFPLLILIGFATRFSALALLGMTLTIQLFVYPDAYPTHGTWAAVLLYLMATGPGKLSIDHLIARRYAR
- a CDS encoding DUF2063 domain-containing protein, yielding MSNHAEFAAALLDPEQPCPDGLFSPNGADPSSRFAVYRNNVQGSLINALADSYPVVVQLVAEAFFRAMAGIYVQNTPPRSPLMNGYGHDFAAFIEGFAPADSVPYLADVARLERLRVMAYHAADAQPLGHEQIAAALADPQALSELTVELHPSINLLNSAFAVVAIWAAHQQEATLAGIDLHQGQHALVLRNGLDVEVFAIDEGASAFIQNLQNGRSLMQALEAAPAFDLSQTLALLISRNAITYLHDNKVSP